A stretch of Arthrobacter sp. NEB 688 DNA encodes these proteins:
- a CDS encoding xanthine dehydrogenase family protein molybdopterin-binding subunit: MSTGTSTTPVTPRSMGTRLDRVDGPEKVTGRATYAVESAAHDTGDPLHVWLVRSTVAKGEVERLDPAPALAHPGVVAVLDHTSAMRLADTDDGELAILQDATVHFRGQVVALVLAETSEAAREGAALVDVRYREEAFEAELREDNATYRPDTVNPSMETDTEDGDVDAALAGAAVLVEQTYRTPYEHNNPMEPHATVARWAQDGTDGEVLDLVDSTQGVHAVAAAVAPVLGLEPAQVRVRAPYVGGGFGSKGQPHAHVVAAALAAHAVRPRPVRLAVTRQQMFSLTGYRTATISHVRLGADADGRLVGLEHRVQEQTSAVKEFAEQTASPSRMMYAAPARRTSHRLAVLDVAVPSWMRAPGEMPGMFAGEVAMDELALACGIDPVELRLRNEPDTDPETGKPFDVRRLPECLRRGAERFGWADRPAQARARREGEWWVGTGVAAATYPAMKMPGNQARVTALAGGRYGVAIGCVDIGTGARTVLTQIAADALGVEPGDVDLEVADTRLPPASVAGGSSGTSSWGSAVVAAAQRFRAEHGADPAPGAEVTASAAKSPAETETANHSFGAVFCEARVNHWTGEVRVPRLLGVYSVGRVLNPVTARSQLVGGLVMGLSVALFEESWRDPRFGHVVTQDLASYHVAAHADVLDVEAEWLEESDEAFTPMGSRGIGEIGIVGTAAAIANAVHHATGVRVRELPLTPDRFLS; this comes from the coding sequence GTGAGCACCGGGACGAGCACCACCCCCGTCACCCCGCGCTCGATGGGCACCCGCCTCGACCGCGTCGACGGCCCCGAGAAGGTGACCGGCCGCGCGACCTACGCCGTCGAGAGCGCCGCCCACGACACCGGCGACCCCCTCCACGTCTGGCTCGTCCGGTCGACCGTGGCCAAGGGCGAGGTCGAGCGCCTCGACCCGGCGCCGGCGCTCGCCCACCCCGGGGTCGTCGCCGTCCTCGACCACACGAGCGCGATGCGCCTGGCCGACACCGACGACGGCGAGCTGGCCATCCTCCAGGACGCCACCGTGCACTTCCGCGGCCAGGTCGTCGCGCTCGTCCTCGCCGAGACCTCCGAGGCCGCCCGCGAGGGCGCCGCACTCGTCGACGTCCGCTACCGCGAGGAGGCGTTCGAGGCCGAGCTGCGCGAGGACAACGCGACCTACCGCCCCGACACGGTCAACCCGTCGATGGAGACCGACACCGAGGACGGCGACGTCGACGCCGCCCTCGCCGGCGCCGCGGTGCTCGTCGAGCAGACCTACCGCACGCCCTACGAGCACAACAACCCGATGGAGCCGCACGCCACCGTCGCCCGCTGGGCGCAGGACGGCACCGACGGCGAGGTCCTCGACCTCGTCGACTCCACGCAGGGCGTCCACGCCGTCGCCGCCGCGGTCGCGCCGGTGCTGGGCCTGGAGCCCGCGCAGGTGCGGGTCCGGGCCCCCTACGTCGGCGGCGGCTTCGGCAGCAAGGGCCAGCCGCACGCCCACGTCGTCGCCGCGGCGCTCGCCGCCCACGCGGTCCGGCCCCGCCCGGTGCGCCTGGCCGTCACCCGCCAGCAGATGTTCTCGCTGACCGGCTACCGGACGGCCACCATCTCGCACGTGCGCCTCGGCGCCGACGCGGACGGGCGGCTCGTCGGCCTCGAGCACCGGGTGCAGGAGCAGACCTCGGCCGTCAAGGAGTTCGCCGAGCAGACGGCCTCCCCGAGCCGGATGATGTACGCCGCCCCGGCCCGGCGCACGAGCCACCGCCTCGCCGTCCTCGACGTCGCCGTCCCCTCGTGGATGCGCGCGCCCGGCGAGATGCCCGGGATGTTCGCCGGCGAGGTCGCGATGGACGAGCTGGCGCTCGCCTGCGGGATCGACCCCGTCGAGCTGCGGCTGCGCAACGAGCCGGACACCGACCCCGAGACGGGCAAGCCCTTCGACGTCCGCCGGCTGCCCGAGTGCCTGCGCCGCGGCGCCGAGCGCTTCGGCTGGGCCGACCGCCCGGCGCAGGCCCGGGCCCGCCGCGAGGGCGAGTGGTGGGTCGGCACCGGCGTCGCCGCCGCGACCTACCCCGCGATGAAGATGCCGGGCAACCAGGCGCGCGTCACGGCGCTGGCCGGCGGACGGTACGGCGTGGCCATCGGCTGCGTCGACATCGGCACGGGTGCACGGACCGTGCTGACGCAGATCGCCGCCGACGCCCTCGGGGTCGAGCCCGGCGACGTCGACCTCGAGGTCGCGGACACGCGCCTGCCCCCGGCGTCCGTCGCGGGCGGCTCCTCGGGCACGAGCTCGTGGGGCAGCGCCGTCGTCGCGGCCGCCCAGCGTTTCCGCGCCGAGCACGGCGCCGACCCCGCGCCCGGGGCGGAGGTCACCGCGTCGGCGGCCAAGAGCCCGGCCGAGACCGAGACCGCGAACCACTCCTTCGGGGCGGTGTTCTGCGAGGCCCGCGTCAACCACTGGACCGGCGAGGTGCGCGTGCCCCGGCTGCTCGGGGTCTACTCCGTCGGGCGGGTCCTCAACCCCGTGACCGCCCGTTCGCAGCTCGTCGGGGGGCTCGTCATGGGCCTGTCGGTCGCGCTGTTCGAGGAGTCCTGGCGCGACCCGCGCTTCGGCCACGTCGTGACCCAGGACCTCGCGAGCTACCACGTCGCCGCCCACGCCGACGTCCTCGACGTCGAGGCCGAGTGGCTGGAGGAGTCCGACGAGGCCTTCACGCCGATGGGCTCGCGCGGCATCGGCGAGATCGGCATCGTCGGCACGGCGGCCGCGATCGCCAACGCCGTGCACCACGCGACGGGGGTGCGGGTGCGGGAGCTGCCGCTCACGCCGGACCGCTTCCTGTCCTGA
- a CDS encoding 2Fe-2S iron-sulfur cluster-binding protein, with product MDTTIELTVDGQRRQLTVDTRTTLLDALRERLAVTSPKKGCDHGQCGSCTVLLDGRRHLTCLALAVAFDGSEVVTAEGLATDDALHHVQEAFLEHDGYQCGYCTPGQVCSAVGVLDEAKQGHPSHVTEDLEADVELTDDEIRERMSGNLCRCGAYPGILAAVKAAVGA from the coding sequence ATGGACACCACCATCGAGCTCACCGTCGACGGGCAGCGGCGGCAGCTGACCGTCGACACCCGCACCACCCTCCTGGACGCCCTGCGTGAGCGGCTGGCGGTCACCTCGCCGAAGAAGGGGTGCGACCACGGCCAGTGCGGCTCGTGCACGGTGCTCCTCGACGGCCGCCGGCACCTCACCTGCCTGGCCCTCGCGGTCGCCTTCGACGGCTCGGAGGTCGTGACGGCCGAGGGGCTGGCCACCGACGACGCGCTGCACCACGTGCAGGAGGCCTTCCTCGAGCACGACGGCTACCAGTGCGGCTACTGCACGCCGGGCCAGGTGTGCTCGGCCGTCGGTGTCCTCGACGAGGCGAAGCAGGGCCATCCCAGCCACGTCACCGAGGACCTCGAGGCCGACGTCGAGCTGACCGACGACGAGATCCGGGAGCGGATGAGCGGCAACCTGTGCCGCTGCGGCGCGTACCCCGGCATCCTCGCCGCGGTGAAGGCGGCGGTGGGAGCATGA
- the sigK gene encoding ECF RNA polymerase sigma factor SigK, producing the protein MTAASSGQPTTEPGGAAATASDLAELLRRSARGDEEAFAALYDATSRRVFGLVLRIVRDHAMSEEVTQEVYLDVWRTSSRFDATKGSALSWLMTIAHRAAVDRVRSSEASRRRDDAHSVATREVEFDQTAEAAQTSLEGQRVRRALATLTEAQRSAVELAYLGGYTHTEVAKLLGVPLGTAKTRIRDGLIRLRDTLGVPA; encoded by the coding sequence ATGACAGCCGCCTCCTCGGGACAGCCCACCACTGAGCCCGGGGGGGCGGCTGCCACCGCGTCCGACCTGGCGGAGCTCCTCCGCCGGTCGGCGCGTGGCGACGAGGAGGCGTTCGCCGCCCTGTACGACGCGACCTCACGGCGCGTCTTCGGGCTGGTGCTGCGCATCGTCCGGGACCACGCGATGAGCGAGGAGGTCACCCAGGAGGTGTACCTCGACGTGTGGCGCACGAGCTCCCGGTTCGACGCCACGAAGGGCAGCGCCCTCTCGTGGCTGATGACCATCGCCCACCGCGCGGCGGTCGACCGGGTCCGCTCCAGCGAGGCCTCTCGCCGTCGCGACGACGCCCACTCCGTCGCGACCCGCGAGGTGGAGTTCGACCAGACCGCGGAGGCCGCCCAGACCTCCCTCGAGGGCCAGCGCGTGCGCCGGGCCCTCGCCACCCTCACCGAGGCGCAGCGCAGTGCCGTGGAGCTCGCCTACCTCGGGGGGTACACGCACACCGAGGTCGCGAAGCTGCTCGGCGTGCCCCTCGGCACAGCGAAGACCAGGATCCGGGACGGCCTCATCCGCCTCCGGGACACGTTGGGAGTACCGGCATGA
- a CDS encoding winged helix DNA-binding domain-containing protein: MSPRVLDDLALARWRFRTLLLDGASAPDAPSAVRSLLAVQAENLEQTAWALASRTSGLTRTGLAGLLASGELVRLHVLRPTWHLVHRDDVRWLLELTGPRVRHQVGRQLERDLGLPSARVAALGDRVEEVLTVAPDRTRDELADALREAGEEVTGMQLMVLLTHLELGLRVGSGRPRPDGGTGRHTYAPLGQRLPASPSMDRAEALGELARRYAVGHGPVTERDLAYWATLPLGDVRAGLAAAAGGLGSFEHDGRTWWHAPGEEPPARSRTPRVHLVHLLDEWYRGYQDSRRVVDVAGLHPVGREPSIGLLVVDAQVAGVARRTVRGGTLAVEVTPYRPLGAAERRALGREAEALAGWLGRELALTVVDPGA; this comes from the coding sequence ATGAGCCCGCGCGTCCTCGACGACCTCGCCCTCGCCCGATGGCGGTTCCGGACGCTGCTGCTCGACGGGGCGAGCGCGCCGGACGCACCCTCTGCCGTCCGCTCGCTGCTGGCCGTCCAGGCCGAGAACCTCGAGCAGACCGCGTGGGCGCTGGCCTCGCGGACGAGCGGCCTGACGCGCACCGGCCTCGCGGGGCTCCTCGCGTCGGGTGAGCTCGTGCGCCTGCACGTCCTGCGACCCACGTGGCACCTCGTGCACCGCGACGACGTGCGCTGGCTGCTCGAGCTGACCGGGCCGCGGGTGCGCCACCAGGTCGGCCGCCAGCTGGAGCGCGACCTCGGCCTTCCGTCCGCCCGGGTGGCCGCCCTCGGCGACCGCGTCGAGGAGGTGCTGACCGTCGCGCCCGACCGGACGCGCGACGAGCTCGCCGACGCGCTGCGGGAGGCCGGCGAGGAGGTGACGGGGATGCAGCTCATGGTCCTGCTGACGCACCTCGAGCTCGGGCTGCGGGTGGGCAGCGGCCGGCCGCGCCCCGACGGCGGCACCGGTCGGCACACGTACGCGCCCCTGGGTCAACGGCTCCCGGCATCCCCGTCGATGGACCGGGCCGAGGCGCTGGGCGAGCTGGCGCGTCGCTATGCGGTGGGCCACGGGCCGGTGACCGAGCGCGACCTCGCGTACTGGGCGACCCTGCCGCTCGGTGACGTCCGGGCCGGTCTCGCCGCGGCCGCGGGCGGGCTGGGGTCCTTCGAGCACGACGGGCGCACCTGGTGGCACGCACCGGGGGAGGAGCCGCCGGCCCGGTCGAGGACACCGCGGGTCCACCTCGTCCACCTGCTCGACGAGTGGTACCGCGGCTACCAGGACTCGCGGCGGGTCGTCGACGTCGCCGGCCTGCACCCGGTGGGGCGGGAGCCGTCGATCGGGCTGCTCGTCGTCGACGCGCAGGTCGCCGGCGTGGCGCGGCGCACCGTCCGGGGCGGGACGCTGGCCGTCGAGGTCACGCCCTACCGGCCGCTGGGCGCCGCCGAGCGGCGTGCGCTCGGGCGCGAGGCGGAGGCGCTCGCCGGCTGGCTGGGGCGCGAGCTCGCCCTCACCGTCGTCGACCCCGGCGCCTGA
- a CDS encoding anti-sigma factor, with protein sequence MSPDLHHLSGAYAVDALDQDERSAFERHLSACASCRAEVGELTDAAHSLGALTEATPSAELRSAVLAGIARVRPLPPLVTELRADDEPVVVTPGVPTVGEAAATGTGARVIPLLRRTSTWLVAAAAAAVVAVGGVAWSPWSGDQPALTAIQQVERAQDAATVTSHKGATTATLAYSRQMDQSAITVTGMPPAPDGKVYQLWYVGSDEIARSAGFLTPADGRGQAVLDGQIDGAAAVGVTVEPAGGSTAPTTTPILVMAVA encoded by the coding sequence ATGAGCCCCGATCTGCACCACCTGAGCGGCGCCTACGCGGTCGACGCACTCGACCAGGACGAGCGGTCCGCCTTCGAGCGGCACCTGTCCGCCTGCGCCTCCTGCCGCGCGGAGGTCGGCGAGCTGACCGACGCCGCGCACTCCCTCGGCGCCCTCACCGAGGCCACCCCGTCCGCCGAGCTGCGCTCGGCCGTCCTCGCCGGCATCGCCCGCGTGCGGCCGCTGCCCCCGCTCGTCACCGAGCTGCGCGCCGACGACGAGCCCGTCGTCGTCACCCCCGGCGTGCCGACGGTCGGCGAGGCCGCCGCCACCGGGACCGGCGCCCGCGTCATCCCGCTCCTCCGTCGCACGAGCACCTGGCTCGTCGCGGCCGCCGCCGCCGCGGTCGTCGCGGTGGGTGGCGTCGCGTGGAGCCCGTGGTCGGGCGACCAGCCGGCGCTCACCGCGATCCAGCAGGTCGAGCGCGCCCAGGACGCCGCCACGGTGACCAGCCACAAGGGGGCGACGACCGCGACCCTCGCCTACAGCCGGCAGATGGACCAGTCGGCGATCACCGTCACCGGGATGCCCCCGGCGCCGGACGGCAAGGTCTACCAGCTCTGGTACGTCGGCTCCGACGAGATCGCCCGGTCCGCCGGCTTCCTCACGCCGGCCGACGGCCGCGGCCAGGCCGTGCTCGACGGGCAGATCGACGGCGCGGCAGCGGTCGGCGTCACCGTGGAGCCGGCCGGCGGCTCGACCGCCCCGACGACGACGCCGATCCTCGTCATGGCCGTCGCCTGA
- a CDS encoding fasciclin domain-containing protein, with the protein MRKTRLTVAALALALPLSLAACGSDDTATSGSGTSSSAAATSAAPSASPSDSATTASAPFGSACSAVPADGAGSFDGMAQDPVATAASNNPVLSTLVTAVGEAGLGDTLNSAKDITVFAPTNDAFEALPKATLDAAMKDPKGLLTTVLTNHVVEGRLSPDQVAGEHKTLSGKSITVEGSGEDFTVTPGDAKIVCGNVQTANATVYIIDKVLVPES; encoded by the coding sequence ATGCGCAAGACCCGCCTCACCGTCGCCGCCCTGGCTCTCGCCCTCCCCCTGAGCCTCGCGGCCTGTGGCTCGGACGACACCGCCACGAGCGGCTCGGGCACCAGCTCGTCCGCCGCCGCCACCTCCGCGGCCCCCTCGGCCAGCCCCTCGGACTCCGCCACCACGGCGAGCGCCCCGTTCGGCTCCGCCTGCTCGGCCGTCCCGGCCGACGGCGCCGGCTCGTTCGACGGCATGGCGCAGGACCCGGTCGCCACCGCGGCCAGCAACAACCCGGTCCTGTCCACCCTCGTCACCGCGGTCGGCGAGGCCGGCCTCGGCGACACGCTGAACAGCGCCAAGGACATCACCGTCTTCGCCCCGACCAACGACGCCTTCGAGGCGCTCCCGAAGGCCACGCTCGACGCGGCCATGAAGGACCCGAAGGGCCTGCTCACCACGGTTCTCACGAACCACGTCGTCGAGGGCCGGCTCTCCCCGGACCAGGTCGCCGGTGAGCACAAGACCCTCTCGGGCAAGTCGATCACCGTCGAGGGCTCCGGCGAGGACTTCACCGTGACCCCGGGCGACGCCAAGATCGTCTGCGGCAACGTCCAGACCGCGAACGCCACGGTCTACATCATCGACAAGGTTCTCGTCCCCGAGAGCTGA
- a CDS encoding xanthine dehydrogenase family protein subunit M, protein MRELDYVRASDVEEAVALVSGDPDARYLGGGTNLVDHLKLGIARPARLVDVSRLGLDGVEEQDGSDGRVLHVGANVRNSDLAAHPVVRSAFPVLSRALLSGASGQLRHQASTGGNLLQRTRCVYFQDVSTPCNKREPGSGCSAVGGYGRQDAVLGASEHCVATHPSDMAVAMAALDAVVVVRGPQGERRVPVRELHRLPGDRPDVDTTLEHGDLVTGVELPFTDAARCSTYLKVRDRASYAFALVSVAAALELEGDVVREVRIAWGGVAHKPWRATAAEEALTGTTLDEDAVRAAVDAELAAATTTDQTAYKLPMLRGATTRTLLRLAGKDLS, encoded by the coding sequence ATGAGGGAGCTCGACTACGTCCGCGCGAGCGACGTCGAGGAGGCGGTCGCCCTCGTGTCCGGCGACCCCGACGCCCGCTACCTCGGCGGCGGCACCAACCTCGTCGACCACCTCAAGCTCGGCATCGCGCGGCCCGCGCGCCTCGTCGACGTCAGCCGGCTCGGCCTCGACGGCGTCGAGGAGCAGGACGGCTCCGACGGGCGCGTCCTCCACGTCGGCGCGAACGTCCGCAACAGCGACCTCGCCGCGCACCCGGTGGTCCGCTCGGCCTTCCCCGTGCTGTCGCGCGCGCTGCTGTCGGGTGCGTCCGGGCAGCTGCGCCACCAGGCGAGCACCGGCGGCAACCTCCTCCAGCGCACCCGCTGCGTGTACTTCCAGGACGTGTCGACCCCGTGCAACAAGCGCGAGCCCGGCAGCGGCTGCTCGGCGGTCGGCGGCTACGGCCGCCAGGACGCCGTCCTCGGGGCGAGCGAGCACTGCGTCGCCACCCACCCCTCCGACATGGCGGTCGCGATGGCCGCCCTCGACGCCGTCGTCGTCGTGCGGGGCCCGCAGGGCGAGCGGCGCGTGCCCGTCCGCGAGCTGCACCGCCTGCCCGGCGACCGACCCGACGTCGACACGACGCTCGAGCACGGCGACCTCGTGACCGGGGTCGAGCTGCCCTTCACCGACGCGGCCCGCTGCTCGACCTACCTCAAGGTCCGTGACCGCGCCTCGTACGCCTTCGCGCTCGTGTCCGTCGCGGCCGCGCTGGAGCTCGAGGGCGACGTCGTCCGGGAGGTCCGCATCGCCTGGGGCGGGGTCGCGCACAAGCCGTGGCGCGCCACCGCCGCCGAGGAGGCCCTGACCGGGACGACGCTCGACGAGGACGCCGTCCGCGCCGCCGTCGACGCCGAGCTGGCCGCCGCCACGACCACCGACCAGACCGCCTACAAGCTGCCGATGCTGCGGGGCGCCACCACGCGCACCCTGCTCCGCCTCGCCGGGAAGGACCTCTCGTGA
- a CDS encoding LLM class flavin-dependent oxidoreductase, whose protein sequence is MSIRRGVVLLTDEPWAVTAPRWRAVEEMGFDHAWTYDHLVWGGLPDSPWFSAMPTLAAAAGVTGRIGLGTFVSSPNQNHPYTYARDVITLDDLTGGRFLCGVGTGGDLDARLLGSDLALRQRVDRFHEFVPLLDRLLREDHVDHDGAWYTTQDARTLPGPVRHRVPLLVAANGPRSVRLAAEHADGWVTYGGKGDTLDAWFDHVRELVSRFDDAVAASGRGPLDRYLSLDSSPRFSLESAGLHAEMTGRAAELGFTDVVSHWPRAEGPYAGDPAVLEEVAGSLGR, encoded by the coding sequence GTGAGCATCCGCCGGGGCGTCGTCCTCCTGACCGACGAGCCGTGGGCGGTCACCGCGCCGCGGTGGCGCGCCGTCGAGGAGATGGGCTTCGACCACGCCTGGACCTACGACCACCTCGTGTGGGGCGGGCTTCCCGACAGCCCGTGGTTCAGCGCGATGCCGACCCTCGCCGCGGCGGCCGGGGTCACCGGGCGCATCGGCCTGGGCACCTTCGTCTCCTCGCCGAACCAGAACCACCCCTACACGTACGCGCGCGACGTCATCACCCTCGACGACCTGACGGGTGGCCGGTTCCTCTGCGGCGTCGGCACCGGCGGCGACCTCGACGCCCGTCTGCTCGGCTCCGACCTCGCGCTGCGGCAGCGGGTCGACCGCTTCCACGAGTTCGTGCCGCTGCTCGACCGGCTCCTGCGCGAGGACCACGTCGACCACGACGGCGCCTGGTACACGACGCAGGACGCGCGCACCCTCCCGGGGCCGGTGCGCCACCGGGTGCCGCTGCTCGTCGCCGCCAACGGCCCGCGCTCGGTCCGGCTGGCGGCCGAGCACGCCGACGGCTGGGTCACCTACGGCGGCAAGGGCGACACGCTCGACGCCTGGTTCGACCACGTCCGCGAGCTCGTCAGCCGTTTCGACGACGCGGTCGCGGCCTCGGGGCGCGGTCCCCTCGACCGCTACCTCTCGCTCGACTCCTCGCCGCGGTTCTCGCTGGAGTCCGCCGGCCTGCACGCCGAGATGACCGGCCGCGCCGCCGAGCTCGGCTTCACCGACGTCGTGAGCCACTGGCCGCGGGCGGAGGGCCCCTACGCGGGCGACCCCGCCGTCCTCGAGGAGGTGGCGGGGTCGCTCGGGCGCTGA
- a CDS encoding fused MFS/spermidine synthase — translation MGEVRIEVEGGVAAVLLDGYPQSAVELEDPTVLHFEYVQHLALVVDALAPAGTLRVTHVGGGGLTLPRWVQATRPGSPQIVMEPDAALTEQVRRDIPLPRGHRMRVRPVGGEEGVAALADGSADVVVLDAFVDGRVPPGLTTVEWLDDVRRVLVPGGLLLANVTDEPGMRYAARVAAGAQEVFGHTAFVGLHEVLKGRRFGNVVLVASPGPLDLYTLRRAAASAVLPTGVLPWTDVARRVPGARPLRSGDGTAAASPEPPDPGGWRVR, via the coding sequence GTGGGCGAGGTGCGCATCGAGGTCGAGGGCGGGGTGGCCGCCGTGCTCCTCGACGGCTACCCGCAGTCGGCCGTCGAGCTCGAGGACCCCACCGTCCTGCACTTCGAGTACGTCCAGCACCTCGCGCTCGTCGTCGACGCGCTCGCCCCCGCCGGGACGCTGCGCGTCACCCACGTCGGCGGCGGGGGGCTGACCCTGCCGCGCTGGGTGCAGGCGACGCGCCCCGGCTCGCCGCAGATCGTCATGGAGCCCGACGCCGCCCTCACCGAGCAGGTGCGCCGCGACATCCCCCTGCCCCGCGGCCACCGGATGCGCGTGCGGCCGGTCGGCGGCGAGGAGGGGGTCGCCGCCCTGGCCGACGGCAGCGCCGACGTCGTCGTCCTCGACGCGTTCGTCGACGGCCGGGTGCCGCCGGGCCTGACCACCGTCGAGTGGCTCGACGACGTGCGGCGGGTCCTCGTCCCCGGCGGCCTATTGCTCGCCAACGTCACCGACGAGCCGGGGATGCGCTACGCCGCCCGGGTCGCCGCCGGCGCGCAGGAGGTGTTCGGGCACACCGCGTTCGTCGGCCTGCACGAGGTCCTCAAGGGACGGCGCTTCGGCAACGTCGTGCTCGTGGCGTCCCCGGGGCCCCTCGACCTCTACACGCTGCGGCGGGCCGCCGCCTCGGCCGTCCTGCCCACCGGGGTGCTGCCGTGGACCGACGTCGCCCGCCGCGTCCCGGGCGCCCGCCCGCTGCGCTCCGGCGACGGCACGGCGGCGGCGTCCCCCGAGCCCCCGGACCCCGGCGGGTGGCGGGTGCGCTGA
- a CDS encoding sterol carrier family protein translates to MPPRRRTDPELGRSALRAWHADPDGTDRATRGTAVRYALEELATRAPGNSVEVRVPPYGVVQCVEGPRHTRGTPPNVVETDAETWLRLVQGEIPWSQALAEGVLRVSGTRADLSGLLPLTREARA, encoded by the coding sequence ATGCCTCCCCGACGCCGCACCGACCCCGAGCTCGGCCGGAGCGCCCTGCGCGCGTGGCACGCCGACCCCGACGGCACCGACCGCGCCACGCGCGGCACGGCCGTCCGGTACGCCCTCGAGGAGCTCGCGACCCGGGCCCCGGGCAACAGCGTCGAGGTCCGGGTGCCGCCCTACGGGGTCGTCCAGTGCGTCGAGGGCCCCCGGCACACGCGCGGCACCCCGCCGAACGTCGTCGAGACCGACGCCGAGACGTGGCTGCGCCTGGTCCAGGGCGAGATCCCGTGGTCGCAGGCCCTCGCCGAGGGTGTGCTGCGCGTCAGCGGCACCCGCGCCGACCTCTCCGGGCTGCTGCCCCTGACCCGGGAGGCGCGCGCGTGA
- a CDS encoding DivIVA domain-containing protein, giving the protein MLTPEDVLTSTFTQTQFRDGYDEGQVDDLLDAVAETLRAHAGTGRPPRRPLTAAGLRASRLSVTRMRRGYDMAEVDALLERAATALDALERGGAPAGAAAPPTAPPTASPPSAPSGALAAPSGALAAPSGPREGLGARLLRVLRGDPRG; this is encoded by the coding sequence GTGCTGACACCCGAGGACGTGCTGACCAGCACGTTCACGCAGACCCAGTTCCGGGACGGCTACGACGAGGGGCAGGTCGACGACCTGCTCGACGCCGTCGCCGAGACGCTGCGGGCGCACGCGGGGACGGGGCGCCCGCCGCGTCGCCCGCTGACGGCCGCCGGCCTGCGTGCCTCCCGGCTCTCGGTGACCCGGATGCGCCGGGGCTACGACATGGCCGAGGTCGACGCGCTGCTCGAGCGGGCCGCCACGGCGCTGGACGCGCTCGAGCGCGGCGGGGCCCCCGCCGGCGCAGCGGCCCCGCCCACCGCGCCGCCGACCGCCTCGCCGCCGTCCGCCCCGTCCGGTGCGCTCGCGGCGCCGTCCGGTGCGCTCGCGGCGCCGTCCGGCCCGCGCGAGGGCCTGGGCGCCCGGCTGCTGCGGGTCCTGCGGGGCGACCCGCGCGGATGA